The DNA window AAAGTCTCGATGGGATTTCCTTCTGGTTGTTTTACATGATTTGCTTCATATGTTTCTACTAGGATCCCCAAAGACTCCATTAATGATGCTAGTGGATGATTTTCATTTTCCCCAACCTCATCAATTACACCATCAAGGAGGCTAACTAGTTTTTTGTAGTCTTTTTCATTGTGTGGGACAGAAAATACATTCTGAACGGTTGGCCAAACTTTTGCGATTTTCTCAATTTGTGTATTCATGATTATTCCTCCTTCCATGCGCCTTTGTCATATTCTTTGTGGGTAAGGACATGTCTTACATAAATTTTCCCCGTGTTGTAGTGTATGGCTACAACTAAACGGGCTTTACTGCCTCCGACATTGAAGACTGTAAAGTTGCCTACTTGGTCCGCGCTTGGAAATACTGCTCGTAAT is part of the Desulfobulbaceae bacterium genome and encodes:
- a CDS encoding transcriptional regulator; the encoded protein is MNTQIEKIAKVWPTVQNVFSVPHNEKDYKKLVSLLDGVIDEVGENENHPLASLMESLGILVETYEANHVKQPEGNPIETLKVLMAEHGFRQTDLKEIGSQGVVSEILKGKRSLNIRQVKALSEKFHVSPAVFM
- a CDS encoding type II toxin-antitoxin system HigB family toxin; translation: MHVITRKRLLDFSRKHPSCRSAIESWYRIIKFTDFRNFVELRAVFPSADQVGNFTVFNVGGSKARLVVAIHYNTGKIYVRHVLTHKEYDKGAWKEE